A section of the Spirosoma pollinicola genome encodes:
- a CDS encoding ribbon-helix-helix domain-containing protein produces the protein MAAEKKAFVLRIQPETLKELERWAQEEFRSVNGQIEYLLNDALQKRRKRTPNSADDEATK, from the coding sequence ATGGCTGCTGAAAAAAAAGCATTTGTCTTACGCATTCAACCCGAAACGTTAAAGGAACTGGAGCGTTGGGCGCAGGAAGAGTTTCGAAGTGTGAATGGGCAAATTGAGTATTTATTGAATGATGCCCTGCAGAAGCGTAGAAAACGTACTCCGAATTCGGCTGATGATGAAGCAACAAAGTAG